The Stenotrophomonas sp. ZAC14D1_NAIMI4_1 DNA segment AGCCAGGCCAAGGCCGGCTCGGTGGAAGCCAAGATCGGTGACATCTGGAAGACCGGCAACGACGAAGCCAAGATCGAGGCCGCCGGCCTGACCCCGCTGCAGCCGCAGCTGGACAAGATCGCCGCGCTGAACGACACCGCCGCCATCACCCAGTACCTGCGCGACAGCCAGGCTGAAGGCAAGGGCGTGCTGTTCTCGCTGTTCGGCAACGCCGACTACAAGGATTCGGCCAACGTCATCGCCTACGTCGGCCAAGGCGGCCTGGGCCTGCCGGAAAAGGGCTACTACTTCGACGAATCGCAGGCCAAGATCCGTGACGCCTACGTGGCCTACATCGCCCAGGTGCTGACCCTGTCGGGCATGGACGCTGCGCAGGCCGCCGAGCAGGCCAAGGCCGTGATGGCCTTTGAAACCCGCCTGGCCAAGGCATCGATGTCGCGTATCGAAATGCGCGACCCGGCCAAGCGCTACAACCCGCTCAGCGCCGCCGACGCCGACAAGCTGACCCCGAACTTCAGCTGGACCGCGCTGTTTGACACCCTGAAGGTGCCGGCCGCGCAGAAGTTCTCGCTGGCCCAGCCGGGCTTCTTCGGTGAAATGGACAAGATGCTGGCCGACGTGCCGGCCAGCACCTGGCAGGCGTACCTGCGCTTCCACACCATCGACGACGCCTCGCCGTACCTGAGCAGCCAGTTCGAGAAGGCCAACTTCGATTTCTACGGCACCACCCTGCGTGGCCAGAAGGAAATGCAGCCGCGCTGGAAGCGCGTGCTGGAATCGGTGAACGGTGGCATGGGTGAAGCCCTGGGCCAGCTGTACGTCGATGCGGTGTTCCCGGCTGAATCGAAGGTCGCCATGCAGCACCTGGTGGAGAACCTGTCGCAGGCGCTGAAGGCACGCCTGGAGCAGCTGCCGTGGATGGGCGAGGAAACCAAGAAGAAGGCCATTGAAAAGTGGGCCAGCTTCACCCCGAAGATCGGTTACCCGGACAAGTGGCGTGACTGGGCCGGCCTGCAGACCAACGGTGACAGCTACCTGGGCAACATGCAGGCGGCACGCGCGTTCAACTACCGCTACATGCTGGACAAGATCGGCAAGCCGGTGGACAAGACCGAGTGGGGCATGACCCCGCAGACCGTCAACGCCTACTACAACGCGACCAAGAACGAGATCGTGTTCCCGGCGGCGATCCTGCAGGCGCCGTTCTTCGACGCCAAGGCCGATCCGGCGCTGAACTACGGCGGCATCGGTGCGGTCATCGGCCACGAGATGATGCACGGCTACGATGATTCGGGCAGCCAGTTCGCCGCCAACGGCAACTTCGACAACTGGTGGACCGACGGCGACCGCAAGGCCTTCACCGAGCGTACCGACAAGCTGGTCGCGCAGTTCGACGGCTACGAGTCGGTGCCGGGCGTGTTCGTGAAGGGCAAGCTGACCCTGGGCGAGAACATCGGTGACCTGGGCGGCCTGACCGTGGCCTACGACGCACTGCAGATGGCCCTGAAGGAAGATCCGAAGGCGAATGTCGACGTCGATGGCCACAGCCAGGACCAGCGCTTCTTCATGAACTGGGCCACCGTGTGGCGCCGCAACTTCACCGATGGCGAACTGCGCGTGCGCCTGAACACCGATCCGCACGCACCGGCCAACTTCCGCGCCAACGGTGCGCCGTCGAACATGCCGTCCTTCGCCGCTGCGTTCCAGTGCAAGGCAGGTGATGCG contains these protein-coding regions:
- a CDS encoding M13-type metalloendopeptidase — translated: MNVRNLVPLGLTIAIAASLAACGKNETAPAATADAKPAFDQSQIKTPLISLNSADLDPSIAACTDLNGFVNSKWLQANPVPGDQTTWGSFEILRERSLEVQHALVEQAAASQAKAGSVEAKIGDIWKTGNDEAKIEAAGLTPLQPQLDKIAALNDTAAITQYLRDSQAEGKGVLFSLFGNADYKDSANVIAYVGQGGLGLPEKGYYFDESQAKIRDAYVAYIAQVLTLSGMDAAQAAEQAKAVMAFETRLAKASMSRIEMRDPAKRYNPLSAADADKLTPNFSWTALFDTLKVPAAQKFSLAQPGFFGEMDKMLADVPASTWQAYLRFHTIDDASPYLSSQFEKANFDFYGTTLRGQKEMQPRWKRVLESVNGGMGEALGQLYVDAVFPAESKVAMQHLVENLSQALKARLEQLPWMGEETKKKAIEKWASFTPKIGYPDKWRDWAGLQTNGDSYLGNMQAARAFNYRYMLDKIGKPVDKTEWGMTPQTVNAYYNATKNEIVFPAAILQAPFFDAKADPALNYGGIGAVIGHEMMHGYDDSGSQFAANGNFDNWWTDGDRKAFTERTDKLVAQFDGYESVPGVFVKGKLTLGENIGDLGGLTVAYDALQMALKEDPKANVDVDGHSQDQRFFMNWATVWRRNFTDGELRVRLNTDPHAPANFRANGAPSNMPSFAAAFQCKAGDAMVRADDKRVVIW